In Gossypium arboreum isolate Shixiya-1 chromosome 5, ASM2569848v2, whole genome shotgun sequence, a single genomic region encodes these proteins:
- the LOC108479108 gene encoding WRKY transcription factor 71-like, with protein sequence MELNRDDHLDFEDFLVLPHLETHKEPAAACSSLKAKPSITLSPVNGSCRDLPSNTLCVDYMLQQNYEGYVMERMEGEAAGKVKVAFRTRSCLEIMDDGYKWRKYGKKKIKNNPNPRHYYRCSMEGCKVKKRVEREREDEQFVITTYEGKHNHENPAAATSLPAHQNLLRYH encoded by the exons ATGGAGCTTAACAGGGATGATCACCTAGACTTTGAAGATTTTCTAGTTCTACCTCACCTTGAAACTCACAAGGAACCTGCCGCTGCTTGTTCTTCTCTTAAAGCTAAACCCTCCATCACTCTTTCTCCAGTCAATGGCAGCTGCCGGGACCTTCCAAGCAATACCTTATGTGTAGATTATATGTTGCAACA AAATTATGAGGGTTATGTTATGGAGAGAATGGAGGGGGAGGCTGCGGGGAAGGTTAAAGTTGCATTCAGAACCAGATCTTGTCTTGAGATAATGGATGATGGGTACAAATGGAGAAAATATGGGAAGAAGAAGATTAAGAATAACCCTAACCCAAG GCACTATTACCGGTGCTCAATGGAAGGATGCAAGGTGAAGAAAAGGGTGGAAAGGGAAAGAGAAGATGAGCAGTTTGTGATAACAACCTACGAGGGGAAGCATAACCATGAAAACCCAGCTGCTGCAACCTCTCTACCTGCGCATCAGAATCTCCTACGCTACCATTAA